The Chryseobacterium phocaeense genome includes the window TTTCATATTTTCCGTTTCTGCTTTCCTGTACTTTATGCTTGTTTTTTGCAATTTTAATCGCAAGACCTACGCTGATGGTCACTACATACTGGGCATCAAGTCCGTCAAATCCAAGAGCAGGACGGTAATACAGACCTTTATCATCATAATTGATGCCATGTCCGAATGTAATGGAAGCGCTTCCTGACGCCGAAGCCTCAAAGTAGGCCTCTGCTTTGATAACGGCCAATGAAACCTCTCCCATAATTTTCACCCCTACTTTTAATTCTATTTTAAGTTTGGTTTTCGTATTTATTTTAAATTCGGAATCTTTCAGTTTTCCGACTGTATTAAAATTAAAACTTGACTCTACATCAATTGTACTTGAAATAATAAGGTCCATAAAGATATCCACAGAAGCTTTAAAACCTGCATTGTCATTTCCTACATCAATTCCGGATTTCAGTTTCCCCTGAATTTCCTGATAGAGTCTTGTAACTCCCGGTGCCGCCGTACCTCCGCTTACTGCACCGGCAATACCGAATACCAATGCCCCAAGCAAATCCACTGTCATTTCAAGACCAATCAGCGGGCTGGCTTTTAATTCTATAGTACCATCTGTGCCGACAATCATATTATTGTCTTTGGGATGCTTCAAAAGCCAGTTTCCTGAAAGTTCAAGGTTGGGTGGCTTTACAGCGAAACTTACCGGAATTCCTTTGGGTGAAATGGAACGTACTTTCCCTTTGGCCTGTTTTGTAATTCCATCCGACATGGCTCCTATGGAAGCGAAGGTGTCATATATTTTTTTGAATTTTGTTTCGTATTCGTATTTAAATTCTTTTTCCTGTTTGTCGTTATTCCATTTTGCTTTTAAGCTGAAACCCAGTGATGCATCTTTCTGCTTCCATCTTTTCTCTGCGCCCATTTTACCGGCTCTTTTCTGCAGTTCTTTATGCTCATGCGGATCCATGTTCATCCATGTCACACTGAGGTCATTCGTTAAGTTCAGAAAAAAGCTCAACGTCCACTTGATGTCAGGGTATGCTTTGATCAGTACGGTTGTCCGTTTTTCATTGCTGTAATACCTGCAGCTATGTACGTGAAGGTGGAATTGGTTGGGCGTTGTATTTCCCGGAAAGATATATCTTATGGGCAGAGCATTAAACTGAGAGAGATCAGAATACACCTCATAATTGAAAGATGGTGTGGTGAACGTCTTTTTAGAATCACCCGCATCTATCTCCTGCCCCACATCTACCACATAAATTTCTTTTTTATGTTTATGCTTGCTGTCCCTGAAACAAATTTTAGTATCAAAGCCTGCAATATCTATGGTAAGATTTTTTTTGGTGGAAACACTTGGTGCCACTACCTCATATATGATGGTTTGGGCATCGTGGGCATTAAACACAAAAGATATATCTACTCTTCTGTTATTTTCATAGTCTTTTTCATCTTTATACTTGATGTTATCCCGTCCCATCTTATCATCCGTAGGATCTACCTCTCCTTTTCCGGTAGAAATTATCCTGCGGGGATCCAGCCCACCGTCTGCAAAGAATTTTTTTACAATGTCAGATCTTTTCTGGGACAACCCTTTATTATAGTTTTGCTTTCCTATAACACAGGCATAACCACTTAAATTGATAGTAGAGTCCTTATGCTCAAGAAGGAATTTAAGAACATTGTTCAATATAGCTTCTCCGTCTTTATCAATGACCGTGGAATCGAATTTATAGAAAATCGTTCTTTGTATGTGCTCCTGCCCTGTTTTAAGCTGTTTTGCTCCTTTCCCATTATTAAAAGCCACGACTGTTGTATTGTCCGCTTTGCCATCCTTCATTTCGGTTTCAGTAATTTTGATGACTTCAAACTTACATGGCTCATACCTGACAGCGCTCACATCCGGTTTATAAACCTTGGTAGGTGTCTGATTTTTGCTGACATTGGCATTGGTAGTGACCACTTTGTTTTTTACGTTCAGATAGATGGCGTGAAGATCATCACCCAGATTATCCTTAATGTACTTTTTGGAAGTGGAATCTTTTACCTTAATATAAAATTCCTCCACCTTCTGGATGTTCTCTACGTGAGCCATCCATGAGTAGGTGTTTTCTATTTTTAAATTGACTTCCCCGTCTATTACCTGTACATTGTTGTAGGTATGGATCAGCTTATCTCCTTTTGCGGTCTGCTGGTTCCAGATCTCAACACTTACCGTATTTCCGTTGAGGCCTTCCGTTGTAAGATTCAGATAGACAATATGGCCGTAGGAAATATAGTTGGTTTGATTCTGGTTTTTAATGCTGGTTTTGCTTCCTCTCTGCGTGGTCCATTTACTGGTCACAATTTTGG containing:
- a CDS encoding OmpA family protein; translation: MAKGVKKIRVTKGNYYPKMSVAGQRVTIVPNQDVTFQVSEWLPDTTAEDKKKPVIWMRQTNDRKIIIYQVPSTTGYKFRIDKQYCGSYQFYIEASFSGKRDTKNNVGLYVKGWCEPKIVTSKWTTQRGSKTSIKNQNQTNYISYGHIVYLNLTTEGLNGNTVSVEIWNQQTAKGDKLIHTYNNVQVIDGEVNLKIENTYSWMAHVENIQKVEEFYIKVKDSTSKKYIKDNLGDDLHAIYLNVKNKVVTTNANVSKNQTPTKVYKPDVSAVRYEPCKFEVIKITETEMKDGKADNTTVVAFNNGKGAKQLKTGQEHIQRTIFYKFDSTVIDKDGEAILNNVLKFLLEHKDSTINLSGYACVIGKQNYNKGLSQKRSDIVKKFFADGGLDPRRIISTGKGEVDPTDDKMGRDNIKYKDEKDYENNRRVDISFVFNAHDAQTIIYEVVAPSVSTKKNLTIDIAGFDTKICFRDSKHKHKKEIYVVDVGQEIDAGDSKKTFTTPSFNYEVYSDLSQFNALPIRYIFPGNTTPNQFHLHVHSCRYYSNEKRTTVLIKAYPDIKWTLSFFLNLTNDLSVTWMNMDPHEHKELQKRAGKMGAEKRWKQKDASLGFSLKAKWNNDKQEKEFKYEYETKFKKIYDTFASIGAMSDGITKQAKGKVRSISPKGIPVSFAVKPPNLELSGNWLLKHPKDNNMIVGTDGTIELKASPLIGLEMTVDLLGALVFGIAGAVSGGTAAPGVTRLYQEIQGKLKSGIDVGNDNAGFKASVDIFMDLIISSTIDVESSFNFNTVGKLKDSEFKINTKTKLKIELKVGVKIMGEVSLAVIKAEAYFEASASGSASITFGHGINYDDKGLYYRPALGFDGLDAQYVVTISVGLAIKIAKNKHKVQESRNGKYEIAKGDFKNVIPPFDVIKELESYFGISANIPLIKND